The following nucleotide sequence is from Paenibacillus andongensis.
AAGCTTCTTTCGCGCTTTGTGGCGGCACCTTCATCGTCAATTCAATTACACCATCAACGGATCCCTGCGCGATGGCATTTCCCCCTAGATGACCATCTTCAGCATCACGCCATGTTCCTTCCAAACCGTGAATCCCTTTTTGTCCTGTTGCATAACCGCTAGGCATTGCTTTCGCTGTGTCTGGAGACAAGCAAGATAGTGACATATAACGATGACCCTTATAAAATAAGAGTGAATTCAACTCCGGATCAAAATAAATCGTATCTCCGACGCCATTTCCATAGATTTGGAGATCCAGATGAAAATACAGTTTAATTTCTCTTTCCACATCAAAACGGTTTTCCACCTTCACCTTGCGCAAAAACACATTCTGCTGTACATCAACCCCATCACGAATAACGAAGCTGAGACCTAACCTTTCATGAGCGCATTCCGCGTTAGTAACAAGCGAATCTTCCAAATAATTGAGCTTTTTTGAAACCTCTGGATCGTCAATCCAGAAAAATCCTTCCGGACACCAAATGCCAAAATGTGAAAGATGATCACTAGATTGATTCTCTTGACCTACTAAAGGGTAATACATGTCACGAATATTATAAGCAGCGTCGAAATTAATGAGTACATTCCCGTTTCCTATGGGTAAATCTCTTGCCATGCCATCAGCCTCTTTCCAAGATATTGCTACTAATTTACCAATTTGAGTGCTTAAATATGCACGCGGCGGTTCTTGACTGGATATTCAGGTAATTGGCACCAATTCGCGCCTTAAAGATGTTCATTTCATTCGAATTCATTTACAATTAATCACATATGGAGGGATACGTTACTATGAAACAATTTGAAGGATTCGGTAAATTTTTGGAAAGCTTGCGGGGGAAGATGTCTTTGCGTGAAGCGGCTCATAAAAGCGGACTGTCACATGCCTACATCAGAGACCTTGAACTAGAGCGGAATCGTTCGACCAATGAGAAAATCAAACCCTCTCCTGTCACGCTGAAAAAGCTGTCGGATGCCTACAACTTTTCATATACGGAACTTATGGAGAAAGCCGGTTATCTCGAGAAAGAGGACGTACAGGCAGTCAACGAGCAGGAGCTAGTCCCTATGTCGGATACACTGTTTATCGAAGTCAGCACGAAGGAAATTACGTATCATACACGAATTGGCAAAGTTAGCCGAAGTGTGATTTCATTACTGGATTTCAGTCATTTTCTAGATAAGCTCGAAGAGCAAGGATTTAAGAAGATGGATACTGACTTATTCGTCAACCTAAATCATGTACAGAAATACATCGAAAAAGAAGGAAAACTCTACTTCGATCCTCTAGGAGTCAGCAAATTTGTCGTTATCGCAGCGATTCGTCAGAAGAAATACCATGAGTTAATCATCCGCAGCGTAGCGAATAACACAGGAATGGGATTGGAGTTTCAATACGACCGTAATTCCGTTGCGGATACACGTTTTCAGACTTTAAAGCGGCCTATTTAGGAATATTGAGAAAAACCTCAGTCTCTGCCTCAAGTGCAGGTATTTTTGCTAAAATGGTTTGAAAAGAGGTTAAAGTTCGCTCCAAACCGAAACTCATAATTTCATATCAACTTACAAAAAAAGGAGAAAAGTTCAGTCATTATGAAACTTTTGCTCCTTTTCTTTCGTTTATTTATAAGGATAGTTAGATTGAATATATGGCAGAGAGGATAGGTAAAGAAAACATGGCTGTACAACAAACCACCTCCCAGCAGTCTACTCGTCTAACGAGAGTTAAACGCAAGAGGTCTGCGGGAATGAGCTTTATCGTGTATGGAGTAGTTGGGTTTACCTTACTTTCTGTGATGTCCTTATGTTGGTTTTTCCTTACTTCCTCTGGTTCGAATGTAAGATTAATGATGGCTGACACCTTGATTACAACCCAACACCGGGAGTGGGCCAAATATTTAATAGGATCTACAGAGCTACAGAAGCGCGTGGAAGCATATTGGGAGAAGTTCGACAAAATGGGTGATGAGAAAGATAAAGGATTCGTCGAAATTGACCATAACTCCCCCCTTACCCCAGTTGTTGCCAAGAAAGATTTGGTCACCATAGAGCCAATTTCGGGGACAAATTTCAAAGGACAGCTCGTCACGATTTCAGATCCGAAAAAGCTTCGGATCGCCGTACCTGAGAAAGCAGGTAAAGGGGAGAAGGTTTCCTCTATGGTCAAAAGAACCGGAGCGATTCTCGGCGTTAATGGCGGAGGATTCATCGATCCCAATTGGGAAGGAAACGGCTTCCAACCTGAAGGCATTGTCATCTCCGGAGGCAAAATCTTTTATAATGACAAAGGCATGAACGGCACTGTGCAAGTCGTTGGTATCGATAAAGAAGGCCGCATGATTGCAGGCAAATATAAGGTTTCCGAGCTTGTGGACATGGGCGTACAGGAAGCTGTATCGTTCAGCCCTAGGTTCATCGTGAATGGCGTTGGGCAAATCAAGAGCCAAGCCGATGGCTGGGGAATTGCTCCGCGGACCAGTATGGCGCAGACCAAAGACGGCTCCATTCTATTCGCCATCATCGATGGCAGACAGAAGCATAGCATCGGAGCGACGCTGTATGATGTACAGCAGATATTCCTAGAACATGGCGCTGTAACAGCTGCGAATCTAGACGGCGGTGCCTCAACGGTACTTGTTCATAAGAATGAGATCATCAACAAGCCATCAAGTGAATACGGGGAACGTTACCTCCCTACAGCGTGGCTTCTCTTCGATCATCCTGAAACGGCGAACATTAAGAACGTTTGGGAAGGTCTTGATATTCGTAAAATTGATCCTTCCAAGTGGTAAAGGAAAAAGCAGAAAGCTCTATTCTCAGAGCTTCCTGCTTTTTTTGTTTTAACGATTTCCTAGAATGACCAAATCTTCCGCAGCCTCGCTAACTTCTTCTTCTGGAGAGTCCAGTTCTTCGTCACTTTTGGACTCTTTCCAGGAACGAACAGAATCTACGACGTTTACGGCTGTGTCTTTTGCTTTTCCATATAATTCCGATGTTGTTGTACTCACGGTTTTCGCAACTTCTTGTGTTTTTTGACTTACGTTGGTTGCAATTTGCACCGTTTTGTCGCTAACCGCTTGGGCTTGCTCCGCAATGTCACTTCTCAATTCACGACCTGATTTCGGTGCAAACAGAAGCGCCGTTGCTGCTCCGAGTATGCCTCCAACAATCGCACCGATGAGAAGATCTTTACCTTTTTTTTCATTGGACATAAGAAATCCACTCCTTAATTGTCTGATTTGGCATGCTGGTAGGCCCGCCATCTTTGCCACAGCTCAAATCCCGTCGTTGCCCACTCCATGGCGTCTTGGATTCGCTTCTGGTGGGTATGTACAACCTTTTCCGCACCATGAATCGATTCATTCATCACACGTGAGGCGTTGCGAAGTGCAGAAGCGGCATCCCCTATAGCAGCTCCTGCCTTCTCCACAGATTGAATACTCGGCTCTAAGGCAAGTATCTGCATATGCACCTCTTCCGTGAGCAGCCCTACCTTCGTCATCAAATGCTCCGCTTGCACGGCTGTCTCCGCTAAGGTCATCTTAGCTTGTGCAGCCGTATCGCCCAATTTGCCTAATATCTGCACCATGGCAATCAACATGCGAATGGCAAAGCCGATGAGCACGATAAAAGCTACTGCTGAACTGACGACACTTATCTCTATCCATGTCATGACGGGCACCTCCTGGACCTAAAAGCTATGCGGGTGGATGACGGCTTCTAGACGAATGCCTATGATTTACTACAGTATAGGTAGGCGCAGCTTGTTTTGACACAAAAAAGCTGGAAAAATTTCTGAGACCTGTCATAATGAAAACAAATCAAACTAGAACACTTGGAGGATTAAGATGAACAGAGAGCAAGGACTTAAAGAAATCGAACGCACCCGTATCATTGCTATCGTTCGAGGTGTGCAAGAAGCTCACATTCTTTCTTTAGCTGACGCACTTCTTAAAGGTGGCATTACCGTCATGGAGGTCACCCTCAATACACCTGGGGCTCTACGTATGATTAGCGAGCTGCAGGATAAATCGGGTCAGCACATGTTTATTGGCGCTGGTACTGTACTAGATCTAGAAGATGCTAAGAAAGCCGTCCAGGCCGGTGCTTCATTCTTGGTAACTCCGAATATGGATGAGGAAGTGATCCGGTGGGCTAGTACGGAGGGGATTCCGATTTTCCCAGGCGCAATGACACCAACCGAAATCGTTAAAGCATGGAAGGCAGGCGCTACGGCTGTGAAAGTATTTCCGAGTGCAAGCTTAGGTCTCACTTATATAAAAGAATTGATGGGTCCTCTAGACCAAATTCCATTGATAGCTGTCGGCGGGGTTACGGAGGAGAATATCAAACAATTCCTAAACATTGGTTGTTACGGACTAGGCATCGGTGGTTCCTTAATTAATCTCAAAGAAATCGCAGCAGGCCGCTTCGAGTGGGTGACAGATAAAGCTGCCAGTCTTCTTGCTGCTTCGCAGTAGGACAAAGAACATATAAGCGCGGAAAACGCGCTTATTCAGGAGCGCCCGAACATATAAGCGCGAAAACCGCGCTTTCAGCGAGAACTCTGCTAGCTGAAGCTCTTCGGTAGTGCCTGAGAAGCCGAAAATCGACTTCCCAGCAAGACCAACCTTAGCGTCCGTTCTGAATAAGCGGGGATCGTACGAGGAACTATCATTCAAAGGCCACAATTACTGCAAAAGTGCAGATATTTTTGCTGAAATCGCTTAAAATTAGGAAAAGCCTGCTAAAATGCAGGAATTTTTGATTTTCCATCTTGATATAAAAAAAGACTGCAAAAAGCCTGCACAATTGCAGGAGGTATTTATGAATGGGAGCTATTCAAAAGAAAAAAGCCTGCACAATTGCAGGTTTACCATAACTATAGTTACTCCTTCTTGTTAAAGTTCGCGCCAACCCAAAACACATATTTATTTATACGTTTTTGGTTAAGCTTCTGCTTAACCAAAAACGTATAAATTCTTTGAACAAATAAGCGCGAAAACCGCGCTTTCAGCAAGAGCATTGCGAGCCGAAGCTCGCCTACAGAGTCTGAACTGTCCCGCGCGTCCATGCAGATTAAGTTCCTAGACAACAAAAAAACCATCTTCCTCCGTGTGTGAGGTTGATGGTTATTTATTTTGACTAATGATATAGACACACTTGCTGGCACCCTTCGCTAAACACTCCGTTCGCTCCACGTTCGCGTCAAGCAAATTCCGAAACAAGGCTAACTCGCACTGACACGCTTGCGTAAATGTATTCGCCACCTGCGTAATCGGACAGTTATGTTCACTAAACATATACGCGTCCTCTCCAAGCTGTGACCAATCCACCATGTATCCATTCTCGTTCTGAATAAGCGCTAGCTCAGCCACCCGCTCTTCCAAGTTTTTCTCACTCATGCGCGGTTGATACCGCGATTCAAGCTTAGCTTGCCTGCCTTCAAAAAGACGTTCGATCTTCTCTTGACCTTCGCCTTCTACTAGCTCATCAAGCAAATCGAGCGTCAATTGCATGTATTTCTTGGGAAACAATTCATCCGCTTGCGGAGCTAATGTGTAAACGTTAGTCGGTCTTCCCATGGCTTGCCGAACAAGCTTCGTTTCGAGCAGATCATCTTTCTCCATGGAATGGATATGACGCCTGACAGCCATTTCCGTAATTCCGAGCTGTTTGGAAATATCATGGACACTTAGCGGTCCCTGAGTTTTGAGCATAGAAAGAATCACTTTACGCGTGGATGTCTCAAGTGTATGATTCACGCTCTCACCTACCTCGGAACTGTCATTTACGTCTCATTTTACAGCATTGTTAACAATAAGTAAATTAAGAAACAACTATGTATGTTATTCCAATTCACTCTTAATAAATGCTCGAACACTCCCTGCAAATTCTTCAAAAGCAGCTGGAAGTTTCGGAATTAACGGGTTCAATTCTTGACGGTTCCAATCCACATAGTCCTGGACAAGAGGCTTTCTAAGCTTCACGAGCTCAAGCAGCGTTTCTTTCAATGCTTCTGAATAGGCGCCTTCTCCATGCACAATTTCCACGATATCCTCATAGCTGCTGGCATCTCTTAGTATAAAAGCATCGATCAGCAAGCTTCCAACATCTGTCACTGTTTCGATTGCTAAGTGTAGAACACGTTCCTGCGCAAGCTGCCATACAAGATCATTGGTGCCTTTCGCCCACTGCTCTTCTAAATTCTTGCTTGCATCAGCTAAAGCAGCCAGAAACTGAATTCTTTGATCGATCTGTTCATGATTAATAAAATACATGGTGCTATCTCCGTCCTCTTTTTCGCCATTTCGTCCAAATCATCATTGCAAAAAAAGTAATAATAACCAGAAATACTAACAATACAGCCTGCATGACGTATTCATAACTCACGTTCATTCACCCTCTTGACTCTCACTTGGTTCATACTACTCTCAGTTTATCGTGGGTGCGGGGGAGCGTCAAGCCAGCAAGATTCTCTTGGAAACCGTATTGTTCTCTCATTTCTTTCATGATAGAGTAAAAAAAGTGAAAAAGGAGAGTCATAGACATGTTATCAAGGCCCAAGCTTATCGAAATCGATATCGTGCGCGCTATTGCGATCATCGCAGTCCTCGTCATTCATGGTACTTCAAGCGCGACTCAGCTACCGATAGGAACTGTATCTCATGCTGTATTTTTCATCCTCAACAAGGCCAGTTTGTTCACCGTTCCATTGTTTATTTGGATCAGTGGTGTTGTCTTATTCTATACGTACTACGACCGCTGGGAGTCGGGAATGTCGCGGGTTTTCTGGACAAAACGGTTGCGAAAAATTCTAATTCCCTATGTTCTTTGGTCACTTTTCTATTACCTATTCAATCAATTCGTATTTCATGGCAGACTTGGTTTTGACGTTATACACGTTATCAAACTGCTCATGTCGGGAAATGCTAGTTATCATCTCTATTATATAGTCATTATTGTTCAGTTCTATCTCCTATTCCCTCTGATAATGACGGCCGCTAGACGGTCTCATTGGTTTCGTAAAGGACTTATTCCGATAGGTATTGGGATTCAAACAGCAGCCTATTGCTTTCATCATTGGGTGTATCCTCTTCCCGAATACGCCTCGCTGTTTCTAAGCTATTCTGCCCTATTTGCTTTCGGCGCTTTCATGGGCATTCATTATGCGGCGATTGCTGCTTGGTCTAACCGCTTTAAAGCTGGGATTTGGAGTATTATGCTCTTAGCAGGTTTCGCATTTGTGGGGATGCTATTGCTCCACGAATACGGACTCGCTTCTATCGAAAATACATGGTTCGAGCTATCACTCCTCCTCTATTGTATGGCAATCCCGCTATGCTTCATCCAGTGGGGTCGTAAGCTGCTCGGGAGCGGCTCACCGATCGGCGTCGCGTTATCTGCCTTAGGCGGTGCTTCATTCGGCATCTACCTCGTGCATCCCGCGCTATTAACGCTCTGGGATCGCATCGCGCCAGTGCAGGAGCAGCTCTGGCTGTACGATCTACACACAGTCGCGTCGGTTCTCATCGGACTGTTTGGCTCTTGGCTGCTCGTGCGGCTGTATGCGAGCGCACAAAGAAAAGGTTCCGCCAATTGAGCGGAACCTTTTTTCATTTAAAGCGGGCTAATAGCGCCCACCGCCGCTGCTGTCTGCGGCTGTAACGCGGCAAGCCGCGGTGAATATCCAGCGCTTCGCGATAAGCGTACTTGGCGTCTTCTGCGCGGCCGAGCTGTTGATATAACTGGCCAAGGCGGTAGTAAGCTTCAACCGACGAAGAATGCAGGTCTCGGAATTGCTCGATGAATTGCGCCGCTCTCTCTGGGGAAGATGGAGCCAACGCTTCACCAAGTCGTAAATAAGCTTCACCAAATTTGACTCGCGGGTTTAACTCTACCGCTTTGAGCATAAAGCTTTCCCCTTTGATGAGATTCCCAAGTTTAAGGTGGCAAAGACCAATTTCATAGTGGACGTCTGCGGATTCTTCCATAATAGGCAGAGTTTGTTCCAAGTAGGGAAGCGCTTCTCTGAACTTTTTGCGATCGATTAGAATCCTGGCCAACTCCAATTTAGCTGACGTATTATGCGGATTAGCGTGCAAGTCACTTCGCAATCTAGTTGCTCTGCGGCTTAACTGAAATGGCTTGAAAATGTTTGGTGTTAACCCGACAAATCTTCTGTCCAGCACATACAGAATGACTAATAAAATAAGAAGAGCAAGAAACGGATTGCCAACGAGACGCCATAATAAACCAAATGCAAGTAATTTGGTAAGCACGATAAACCCTCCTTTCAACTTCCTTATCCTACCATAATCTTCCTAGTTTGGTCATCCCTATTCAAAGAAAAAGCACCCAGCCTTCAGCCAAGTGCTTCCCACTATTTCTTATTTATTTGAAAGATGGATCACTCATTCGAGATTTTTTTGAAGCAGTGCTATAATGAAAAGAAAAAGGGAGTTTATCCATGAGCGATCCACGTAAAGAAATTTGGAACAAAAGAAAACAACTGGGAAGATCCAAGTATTTAATTCTGTTCGGCCTGCTCCCTTGGGGCATCGGACTCACGTTATTGTTTAGTGTCATCGAATATCTTAGTTTTCATGAGCTCAGATGGGTTTGGCTGCCGATTCGTCTTCTCGTCTTCGTCTTCATTGGTTTCTTCGTGGCTAACGCACGCTGGCACGCTATGGAAAGCCGCTACGAACCATATACTAGACGACCTTAACGGTCGTTTTTTTAATGTAAAAAGGTCTGATCCTCCACATCGTCTACATGAAAAAGCGAAGCTGTGTGCGTGCGACGAAAATGCTCTTCCAGCTCTTTACGAATCGAACCAAACGACAGGATCTCTTCTATGAACGCCTCGCGCTCGCCCCACTCCTTATCAAGCCCGTTGTTATTGAACAATTCCCCAGAAACATCTTTAAGCGCCTCATGTAAATTGTTATCATACCAGTCGATTTCATTCGATGCGTCTTTGCGATACACATGTCTCATGTCAAAATCGTTATCTTTCATGGCAGCGAATTCAGCTAGTAAAATCCCTTGTATCCCTTCAGCTTTTACCTCAACATCGGCGCACCGAACATCATTACGTTCCGTGAAGCGAACAATTTTCGCCTGTTTTATTTTCCTCATGTCCTACCCTCCTAATGTTACCTATCATAAAGAAGAGTATTTCCAGTTTTATAGGATTTATCAAACGCTTGGAGTGAACCATATTTTTCGAAAATCCACCCAACCCAAATCGTTAATACTTACTCCCTTAATCGAATCATGATACGTGGTTTGCTGAGAACGATGAAGCACAAAGAGAAACGATTTCTCCTCCTGCAGCACTTCAATCAACTCATTTAACCTGCAAATGCGCGCTTCTCGATTTGGATTTCCTAGAATTTTGTCAATTTCTGTATCAACCCAAGCTATTCGTTCATGGTCTAAATGGGCACGGACATAGCTGTTGCTTTGCTTAAGCGTCTGAATAATATGAAGATCATATTCACTTTCCATACAAATGTGATAAAAAATGAGATCCGCTTCCTGGATCGTATCCAGCCTCATCATATCAGACTTACTCCGGGGCGTTAGTTCAATCCTGATTCCCGCTATTGCGCACTGCTTACAGATCCACAACGCATCTTCGTTGTTGTTACTATAAATGTACATGTGAAGGGGCTCACCGTTATACCCCATTTCATCAAGAAGGCGCTTAGCCGTGGCGAAATCAGTACGATAACCGGAGGCAGCCCCTTTGCGATCCAACGTCGGTAAAAAACTGCTGGCAGGTGCTTCTCTGAAGCCTCCAAGCTCCTCAATCATTCGATCACGATCCATAATCAGGTCAATTGCTTTGCGGAATCGAGTATCCTGCTGTGGTCCTTTTTTATTCTGATTAAAAGTAAGCAGGCTGCAGCCGAGAATCGACTGCTCAATCTGGTGCCATTCCGTATCTTTACCGACAGCACCAACAGGTTTACGGGAATTCGTATGGTCGCAAAGCACTTGCACCATATCCCAACTAGGACCAACCTCCGATAAATCCTGCGGCAAAAGCCAAATTTCCACTTGATCCAGATGTGGCCTAACTCCAAAATAACCATCGAAAGCTCGAAGTTTACAGATATAATCATCATTTCGTTCAAGCCTGAATGGTCCTGTCCCAATGGGCATACGTCCGAAGATTCCCTCGTTATCCCGACAAATATCCTCTGGCAGGATAGCCATCGAGGAATGCGATAACTGCTGCAAAAAGAGCACATTCGGCTGCATCAACTCGATAGCAATCGCATTTCGATTTAGTACCGTCATATTCTCAATACTTTCGCTCATCCAACCTTGACATGCCGAAAGGCCAAGCTCCTTCAATCTCGAAAATGTGTAAAAAACATCATGCGCCGTCATCTCTCTGCCATGATGAAACAGCACGCCTTTTCGCAAATAGAACGTGTAATGCAAGCCATCCTCGCTAACTTCCCAATAATGCGCCAAATGGGGCTCAAAGATCGTTGTTTGCGGATTGTACACAATCAGGGTGTCAAAGATTTGATTAATGAGATGACCGTCGAATGCATAAAAAGAGTGCGCCGGATCCAAAGTCACCAACCATTTATAGACCGGAAACCGCAGTGTGTCCTTATAACGCTCCTCAAGTTCGACTGCACGATAACCAAAAAAACTGAACAACCAATCGATGAAAGAGTCCTGCAGCCCCTCTCCCTTACCCAATTGGTGAATCAGTTCAATCGTCCCTTTATAATCGCCACGGCCCGCCAGCTCCATCGCCTGCTTTGAAATCATATCTTCCGAGGAAACAAGAAACGTTAGTTCGGAGACATTACCTCTTCCTCTCCCAGGCTTCCAGGATACCCAGCCTTGCTCCATCATTTTTTTAAGCAAAATCTTGACATTTCGCGTTGTACAATACAATCTATCTGCCAATTCATCTAACGTTATAGGTTGCGGTTCATGTTCTACCCCATGTTCAAAACTAGCTCGAAGCTCCAAGAAATGGGTCAAAAGCTGCATTCTCAACATCCTTTCCATAAAAGGGGAAATCGTTAAAGAGAATTATACTCTTTTTGTTCCCCTTATTCTAGATGTAAACTAGACCTAACAAGAAAAGAAAGGAAGGTGAACCGTATGCAACCTACAGATCTATACGTATCCGAGAAGCTGATGCAATGGCAACAGCAACATTTGGAAAACGAAGCTCGCGAGCATTGGAAATGGAAATCGATTAAAAAAAGAAAAGTCTACATGCTTCTAACTAACTTATTCTTCTTCGTTTAATCCTAGTTCTCACCCAAAGAACAACTAGAACGAGGAGAATAGCCAGAAGTATACCCATGGCATCGACCGCAACATCAATCCCATGACCCGTTCGATCCTTTACAAAAGTTTGATGCCATTCATCGGAAGCCGCATAAAGTAACGAAATGATGGAGGAGGTGAGCAGCGCTATGAAGACTTTTACAAGCTTAGAGAGCAGAGCTAAGGACCAAAGCAGGGCAAGGATAGCGTACTCGCTAACATGCCCTGCTTTTCTTATGAAAAACTCGATGGCACCGATAGGATCTTGCCACGAGATCATTTGGTGGTCATAGGAGAACTCCCATTGAGGGAATATATTCATCAGTTGAACACCTGCAAGCTTGGATTCCAACAATGGCCTCAAGCTCTGTTGTTGATACGATTCTGCCGACTTTAAAAAAATAAACGCCATCCATAGGACGGCAGCAGTCAAGAAGAAATAGTAATAAAATTTTGAAGATGTTCTAGACATAACTAGTTCCTTCCCCTTAAGAATTCAATTTTTTACGAATGCTGAATAAAGCAAAAAATTCAATAACCATCAAATTTACTGCAGATACCCCATAAAAGGCCATCCCAAACATCATGCGGAACGGATCAACTGTCACCGATTTCCACCAAAACGCAGCTGCCAACGTCATTACTATATTCAAAGCTGTTGTTATCCAGAAAGAGAATCCTAATCGATTCGTTTTCCGCATTAACCACACACCAATGACAAACGGAATTACAAAAGCTGCACCTAAGAAAACCCAATACAACACCGCATTCGACACTCTCCGTCACTCCTACACAATCAACTAGTTTATTCTAATAGGTTAGCATGAATAAGCGGCTGAAAACAACGTTTGCCGCCGTTTGCAACAGAAACGTCAAATGGCTAGGCATGGAAGAAATGCTATAGGAAAATTCTCCGACGTATGGCTTGCTTGAGCTGAATATTTCATGTATAATACGATAAGTCGACATTCATTGAGCGACACTTTCGGGGCCTTAGCTCAGCTGGGAGAGCGCATCGCTGGCAGCGATGAGGTCAGGGGTTCGATCCCCCTAGGCTCCATAGAAATAAACGGACAT
It contains:
- a CDS encoding cytochrome c oxidase VIIc family protein, encoding MSNAVLYWVFLGAAFVIPFVIGVWLMRKTNRLGFSFWITTALNIVMTLAAAFWWKSVTVDPFRMMFGMAFYGVSAVNLMVIEFFALFSIRKKLNS